Proteins co-encoded in one Aggregicoccus sp. 17bor-14 genomic window:
- a CDS encoding kelch repeat-containing protein codes for MSARLLLLTSCACCAALAAGCDASVPAASTPPPVRRSSAALRQASADSGKLRTPRRDHAAVLLGDGRVLLVGGETANGTPLADVELYEPLSGEWVEASPLLTPRSRAAAVLLPDGRVLVSGGLGLQKDGSVAPLDSQELFDPVTGSWSETGPLTRPRADHSATRLLDGRVLLAGGQTTAERTGVSDAEVYQPETGLCSALKSPMAGPRFAHSALRLRSGAVLLAGGDVDDIVYGTARAELFQPEAGTFSLLASLPDLRFHHTATLMPDGSVALVGGRGSGVRAGASTNTTFDWRGEGTSWTQGPFLAHAREQHTAALLPSGRLLVAGGWSVTSPRSGTRYAQVPTWELRTADGGLWEEHPLLRARARHSSTLLPTGGVLLAGGEAPGANGTSALVVPTELLEVADDGWQAAPGPGATRGHAQSLLLLDGRVLVLGETKDGGPAELVSGAWGSARPEVLQLPDAPPQPEASATLLESGEVLVAGGLAKGAGLEDAALFLPSDASFVPLPPMPEGHARHSATLLPNGNVLVAGGVGPEGRASTACALYDPMQRAWRSLVPLTEARAGHSATLLPDGRVLLAGGVDADGAALHSVELFDPGSERWELVPLPGLLGREQHQALLAPDGSLLLVGGREGATARLEVERLSGAPLSADSAFVEVVDTLPEPRIAPATMLLLNGHVLVVGGEDLQGNPNPSALLLDGRSGRVLGPAAPPAYARAAGAAATLLPDGRVRLVGGGAPAERYDEGRGAPEALRPAIEVLPAAIPHKQPLAVRGSGLTGAGEASGGTARSSATDVPLLLLRRADGSLQALARTTSFSDRALSAQLPLLPGGPHWVYPVTNAVVGEARALQLGLPRGEACEADNACASHACSTGVCCDHACPDGSCASGTCQVGFAPTGSLFDGGIASIPGTYAPTLPPDPVPPHFASAADSLQAHCAQALAVPAAVQGDGPLTFALGGEVPEGMEVDAASGELRWSPSRAQVGHYRVVRRVSSAAGEDSEVLDVDVACDAMQLGVRCGCNGGGEAGSLATAGALLGLLRRRRRKRGPGDLSA; via the coding sequence GTGAGCGCGCGGCTGCTCCTGCTCACCAGCTGTGCCTGCTGCGCCGCGCTCGCGGCCGGCTGTGACGCCTCCGTCCCCGCCGCCTCCACGCCGCCCCCCGTTCGCCGCAGCAGCGCGGCGCTGCGCCAGGCCTCGGCGGACAGCGGCAAGCTGCGCACCCCGCGGCGCGACCATGCGGCGGTGCTGCTGGGCGACGGGCGGGTGCTGCTCGTGGGCGGAGAGACGGCGAACGGCACGCCGCTCGCGGACGTGGAGCTCTACGAGCCCCTCAGCGGCGAGTGGGTGGAGGCCTCTCCCCTGCTCACCCCGCGCTCGCGCGCCGCCGCGGTGCTGCTGCCGGACGGCCGCGTGCTGGTGAGCGGCGGCCTGGGCCTGCAGAAGGACGGGAGCGTGGCGCCGCTGGACTCGCAGGAGCTCTTCGACCCGGTGACGGGCAGCTGGAGCGAGACCGGTCCCCTCACCCGCCCGCGCGCGGACCACAGCGCCACGCGGCTGCTGGACGGGCGCGTGCTGCTCGCCGGCGGGCAGACCACCGCCGAGCGCACCGGCGTGTCGGACGCCGAGGTCTACCAGCCCGAGACGGGCCTCTGCTCCGCCCTCAAGAGCCCGATGGCGGGCCCGCGCTTCGCCCACTCCGCGCTGCGCCTGCGCTCGGGCGCGGTGCTGCTCGCGGGCGGCGACGTGGACGACATCGTCTACGGCACCGCGCGCGCCGAGCTCTTCCAGCCCGAGGCCGGCACCTTCTCGCTGCTCGCCTCCCTCCCCGACCTGCGCTTCCACCACACCGCCACGCTGATGCCGGACGGCAGCGTGGCGCTCGTGGGCGGACGCGGCTCGGGCGTGCGCGCAGGGGCCAGCACGAACACCACCTTCGACTGGCGCGGCGAGGGCACCTCCTGGACTCAGGGTCCCTTCCTCGCGCACGCCCGCGAGCAGCACACCGCGGCGCTGCTGCCCTCCGGGCGCCTGCTCGTCGCGGGCGGCTGGAGCGTCACCAGCCCGCGCTCCGGCACGCGCTACGCGCAGGTGCCCACCTGGGAGCTGCGCACGGCGGACGGGGGCCTCTGGGAGGAGCACCCGCTCCTGCGCGCGCGCGCCCGCCACTCCTCCACCCTGCTGCCCACCGGCGGCGTGCTGCTCGCCGGCGGGGAGGCGCCAGGGGCCAACGGCACCAGCGCGCTCGTGGTGCCCACCGAGCTGCTCGAGGTTGCGGACGACGGGTGGCAGGCAGCGCCCGGCCCGGGCGCCACGCGCGGGCACGCCCAGAGCCTGCTGCTGCTCGACGGGCGCGTGCTGGTGCTCGGCGAGACGAAGGACGGCGGCCCCGCGGAGCTCGTCTCGGGCGCCTGGGGCAGCGCGCGCCCCGAGGTGCTGCAGCTGCCGGACGCCCCGCCGCAGCCCGAGGCCAGCGCCACCCTGCTGGAGAGCGGCGAGGTGCTCGTCGCCGGCGGGCTCGCCAAGGGCGCGGGGCTCGAGGACGCCGCCCTCTTCCTCCCCTCGGACGCGAGCTTCGTGCCGCTGCCGCCCATGCCGGAAGGGCACGCGCGCCACAGCGCGACCCTGCTGCCCAACGGCAACGTGCTGGTCGCCGGAGGCGTGGGGCCGGAGGGCCGGGCGAGCACGGCCTGCGCGCTCTACGATCCGATGCAGCGCGCCTGGCGCTCCCTCGTGCCGCTCACCGAGGCGCGCGCGGGCCACAGCGCCACGCTGCTGCCGGACGGGCGCGTGCTGCTCGCGGGCGGCGTGGACGCGGACGGCGCCGCGCTGCACAGCGTGGAGCTCTTCGACCCGGGCAGCGAGCGCTGGGAGCTCGTGCCCCTGCCCGGGCTGCTCGGCCGCGAGCAGCACCAGGCGCTGCTCGCCCCGGACGGAAGCCTCCTGCTGGTGGGAGGCCGCGAGGGCGCGACCGCGCGCCTCGAGGTCGAGCGCCTGAGCGGTGCGCCCCTCTCGGCGGACTCGGCCTTCGTCGAGGTGGTGGACACCCTGCCCGAGCCGCGCATCGCGCCTGCCACCATGCTGCTGCTCAACGGCCACGTGCTCGTCGTGGGCGGCGAGGACCTCCAGGGCAACCCCAATCCCTCCGCGCTGCTGCTGGACGGGCGCAGCGGGCGCGTGCTCGGCCCCGCCGCGCCGCCCGCCTACGCGCGCGCCGCGGGCGCCGCAGCCACGCTGCTGCCGGACGGACGCGTGCGCCTGGTGGGCGGCGGCGCCCCGGCCGAGCGCTACGACGAGGGGCGCGGCGCGCCCGAGGCCCTGCGCCCGGCCATCGAGGTGCTGCCCGCGGCGATTCCCCACAAGCAGCCGCTCGCGGTGCGCGGCAGCGGCCTCACCGGCGCGGGCGAGGCCTCCGGCGGCACCGCGCGCTCGAGCGCCACGGACGTGCCCCTGCTGCTGCTGCGCCGCGCGGACGGCAGCCTGCAGGCGCTCGCGCGAACCACCTCCTTCAGCGACCGCGCGCTCTCGGCCCAGCTCCCGCTGCTGCCCGGCGGGCCCCACTGGGTGTACCCGGTGACCAACGCCGTGGTGGGCGAGGCGCGCGCGCTGCAGCTGGGGCTGCCGCGCGGCGAGGCCTGCGAGGCGGACAACGCCTGCGCGAGCCACGCCTGCTCCACCGGCGTGTGCTGCGACCACGCCTGTCCGGACGGCAGCTGCGCCAGTGGCACCTGCCAGGTGGGCTTCGCGCCCACCGGCTCCCTCTTCGACGGCGGCATCGCGAGCATCCCGGGCACCTACGCGCCCACGTTGCCCCCCGACCCCGTCCCGCCCCACTTCGCCTCCGCCGCGGACAGCCTGCAGGCCCACTGCGCCCAGGCGCTCGCGGTGCCCGCGGCGGTGCAGGGGGACGGGCCGCTCACCTTCGCGCTCGGCGGCGAGGTGCCCGAGGGCATGGAGGTGGATGCGGCCTCCGGCGAGCTGCGCTGGAGCCCCTCGCGCGCCCAGGTGGGGCACTACCGGGTGGTGCGGCGGGTGAGCAGCGCCGCGGGCGAGGACAGCGAGGTGCTGGACGTGGACGTGGCCTGCGACGCGATGCAGCTGGGCGTGCGCTGCGGCTGCAACGGCGGGGGCGAGGCCGGCTCGCTCGCCACGGCCGGAGCCCTGCTGGGGCTCCTGCGCCGGCGGCGCCGCAAGCGTGGCCCGGGCGACCTGTCGGCCTGA
- the clpA gene encoding ATP-dependent Clp protease ATP-binding subunit ClpA — MAGPLIAKELQVSFRNALEEAHRMNHEYLTLEHLLLALTKDPRSREVLKGCGANVKRLQERLETFLEETVERLPEGVEAEPQQTIGVERVLHRAAVHALSAEQKVIDGGDVLVAMFREEESHALYLLQQEGITRLDLLNFISHGVGKDGSPGAEGAGSPQGAGEDEEGEPRPKSPLEAYTTQLNLEAEAGRIDPLIGRDRELERTIQVLCRRRKNNPLYVGEAGVGKTAIAEGLALRIHEKKVPEALANAVVYSLDMGALLAGTKFRGQFEERLKGVLKELQEQPDAILFIDEIHTIVGAGATSGGSMDASNLLKPALASGRLRCIGSTTYQEYKSAFERDRALSRRFQKIDVLEPSVEDTVLILEGLKGRYEEHHGVKYAEGALRAAAELSAKHINDRFLPDKAIDVIDETGAADRLKPKEQRTHTVTVTDVENVVAKMARIPAKSVTATEGIALKNLEGELKQVIFGQDKAIEDLASTIKLARSGLRSPEKPIGSFLFSGPTGVGKTELAKQLAQVLGVEFLRFDMSEYSEKHTVSRLIGAPPGYVGFDQGGLLTDAIRKAPYAVLVLDEIEKAHPDLFNILLQVMDHATLTDNNGRKADFRNIVLILTTNAGASDMATSALGFGAGVPGMDASRAKKAIERTFTPEFRNRLDGWILFNGLPPEVILKVVDKEVKLLKNLLAEKRVQLELTPAARGWLAEHGYDPAFGARPMARLVDNSLKKPLAEALLFGDLKDGGVARFDVVRDETDGKERLKLQAVPAAREPEPA; from the coding sequence GTGGCGGGACCGCTGATTGCCAAGGAGTTGCAGGTGAGCTTCCGGAACGCGCTCGAAGAGGCGCACCGGATGAACCACGAGTACCTCACGCTCGAGCACCTGCTGCTCGCGCTGACGAAGGACCCGCGCTCGCGCGAGGTCCTCAAGGGGTGCGGAGCCAACGTGAAGCGCCTCCAGGAACGCCTGGAGACCTTCCTCGAGGAGACCGTCGAGCGGCTGCCCGAGGGGGTGGAGGCCGAGCCCCAGCAGACCATCGGGGTGGAGCGGGTGCTGCACCGCGCGGCGGTGCACGCGCTGAGCGCGGAGCAGAAGGTCATCGACGGCGGGGACGTGCTCGTCGCCATGTTCCGCGAGGAGGAGAGCCACGCGCTCTACCTCCTGCAGCAGGAGGGCATCACGCGCCTGGACCTGCTCAACTTCATCAGCCACGGGGTGGGCAAGGACGGCAGCCCCGGCGCCGAGGGCGCGGGCAGCCCCCAGGGCGCCGGCGAGGACGAGGAGGGCGAGCCGCGCCCCAAGAGCCCGCTCGAGGCCTACACCACCCAGCTCAACCTGGAGGCCGAGGCGGGCCGCATCGACCCGCTCATCGGGCGCGACCGGGAGCTCGAGCGCACCATCCAGGTGCTCTGCCGCCGCCGCAAGAACAACCCGCTCTACGTGGGTGAGGCGGGCGTGGGCAAGACGGCCATCGCCGAGGGGCTCGCGCTGCGCATCCACGAGAAGAAGGTGCCCGAGGCGCTCGCCAACGCCGTCGTGTACTCGCTGGACATGGGCGCGCTGCTCGCGGGCACCAAGTTCCGCGGCCAGTTCGAGGAGCGGCTCAAGGGCGTGCTCAAGGAGCTGCAGGAGCAGCCGGACGCCATCCTCTTCATCGACGAGATCCACACCATCGTCGGGGCGGGTGCGACGAGCGGCGGCTCCATGGACGCGAGCAACCTGCTCAAGCCCGCGCTCGCGAGCGGCCGGCTGCGCTGCATCGGGAGCACGACCTACCAGGAGTACAAGTCCGCGTTCGAGCGCGACCGCGCGCTCAGCCGCCGCTTCCAGAAGATCGACGTGCTGGAGCCCTCGGTGGAGGACACCGTGCTCATCTTGGAAGGGCTCAAGGGCCGCTACGAGGAGCACCACGGCGTGAAGTACGCGGAAGGGGCGCTCAGGGCCGCGGCGGAGCTGTCGGCGAAGCACATCAACGACCGCTTCCTGCCGGACAAGGCCATCGACGTCATCGACGAGACGGGCGCGGCCGACCGCCTCAAGCCGAAGGAGCAGCGCACCCACACCGTCACGGTGACGGACGTGGAGAACGTGGTGGCGAAGATGGCGCGCATCCCCGCCAAGAGCGTCACCGCGACGGAAGGCATCGCCCTCAAGAACCTGGAGGGCGAGCTCAAGCAGGTCATCTTCGGCCAGGACAAGGCCATCGAGGACCTGGCGAGCACCATCAAGCTCGCGCGCTCGGGGCTGCGCAGCCCGGAGAAGCCCATCGGCTCCTTCCTCTTCAGCGGCCCCACGGGCGTGGGCAAGACGGAGCTCGCCAAGCAGCTCGCGCAGGTGCTGGGCGTGGAGTTCCTGCGCTTCGACATGAGCGAGTACTCGGAGAAGCACACCGTGAGCCGGCTCATCGGTGCGCCCCCGGGCTACGTGGGCTTCGACCAGGGCGGCCTGCTCACGGACGCCATCCGCAAGGCGCCCTACGCGGTGCTGGTGCTGGATGAAATCGAGAAGGCCCACCCGGACCTCTTCAACATCCTGCTCCAGGTCATGGACCACGCCACGCTCACGGACAACAACGGCCGCAAGGCGGACTTCCGCAACATCGTGCTCATCCTGACCACGAACGCGGGCGCGAGCGACATGGCCACGAGCGCGCTGGGCTTCGGCGCGGGCGTGCCCGGCATGGACGCGAGCCGCGCGAAGAAGGCCATCGAGCGCACCTTCACGCCGGAGTTCCGCAACCGCCTGGACGGGTGGATCCTCTTCAACGGCCTGCCCCCCGAGGTCATCCTCAAGGTGGTGGACAAGGAGGTGAAGCTGCTCAAGAACCTCCTCGCCGAGAAGCGCGTGCAGCTGGAGCTCACCCCGGCCGCCCGCGGCTGGCTCGCCGAGCACGGCTACGACCCGGCCTTCGGTGCGCGCCCCATGGCGCGCCTCGTGGACAACAGCCTCAAGAAGCCGCTCGCCGAGGCGCTGCTCTTCGGGGACCTGAAGGACGGCGGCGTCGCCCGCTTCGACGTGGTGCGCGATGAGACGGACGGCAAGGAGCGCCTGAAGCTGCAGGCCGTGCCGGCGGCGCGCGAGCCCGAGCCCGCGTAG
- a CDS encoding chemotaxis protein CheB, whose protein sequence is MRRPVRVLVVDDSPTMASALTALLTEDPRIEVVGRAADGQRAVALARLLRPDVITMDLLLPALDGPAAIERIMTEAPTRILVVSSMAGEGADERGASLCFEAMRAGALELIGKPAATGFEDLRRWGRQLAESVCLVSEIPVVTRRPRVGPPLPAAGPARVDVFALVASTGGPPALAEILGRLPGELAAPLLVAQHMQAGFTPGLVRWLDGLTALGLQLAREGERLEPGHVYLPPDGHDLLVGPGGVARLSRSRAGPCPSGDALLESLARVYGWRAGAVVLTGMGEDGARGLLSLRQAGGLTLAQDAASSVVYGMPRAAAELQAAERILALGEVPDCIREACGEAPRKSR, encoded by the coding sequence GTGAGGCGGCCCGTCCGGGTGCTCGTGGTGGACGACTCGCCCACCATGGCGAGCGCGCTCACGGCGCTGCTCACCGAGGACCCGCGCATCGAGGTGGTGGGGCGCGCCGCCGACGGGCAGCGCGCCGTCGCGCTCGCGCGGCTGCTGCGCCCGGACGTCATCACCATGGACCTGCTGCTGCCCGCGCTGGATGGGCCGGCGGCGATCGAGCGCATCATGACGGAGGCGCCCACGCGCATCCTGGTGGTGAGCTCGATGGCGGGGGAGGGCGCAGACGAGCGCGGCGCGAGCCTCTGCTTCGAGGCGATGCGCGCCGGGGCGCTCGAGCTCATCGGCAAGCCGGCGGCGACGGGCTTCGAGGACCTGCGGCGCTGGGGCCGCCAGCTCGCGGAGTCCGTGTGCCTGGTGTCGGAGATCCCCGTCGTCACCCGGCGCCCGCGCGTGGGGCCGCCCCTGCCCGCGGCGGGGCCGGCGCGCGTGGACGTGTTCGCGCTCGTGGCCTCCACGGGGGGACCCCCGGCGCTCGCGGAGATATTGGGCAGGCTGCCCGGGGAGCTCGCCGCCCCGCTGCTCGTCGCGCAGCACATGCAGGCGGGCTTCACCCCGGGGCTGGTGCGCTGGCTGGACGGGCTCACCGCACTGGGCTTGCAGCTGGCGCGCGAGGGTGAGCGACTCGAGCCGGGCCACGTGTACCTCCCGCCGGATGGCCACGACCTGCTCGTGGGCCCGGGGGGCGTCGCGCGCCTCTCGCGCTCGCGCGCCGGGCCCTGCCCCTCCGGAGATGCGCTGCTCGAGTCACTCGCGCGGGTGTACGGCTGGCGCGCGGGCGCCGTCGTGCTCACCGGCATGGGCGAGGACGGGGCGCGCGGCCTGCTCTCGCTGCGGCAGGCCGGCGGCCTCACGCTCGCCCAGGACGCGGCGAGCAGCGTGGTGTACGGGATGCCGCGCGCCGCAGCCGAGCTGCAGGCCGCCGAGCGCATCCTGGCGCTCGGCGAGGTGCCCGACTGCATCCGGGAGGCCTGCGGCGAGGCCCCCCGGAAGAGCCGCTAG
- a CDS encoding GNAT family N-acetyltransferase produces the protein MSAPLPLSLRVHHAITDVAEAAWDALLDEAGLPFLEWAFLAALEETGCVSAAAGWHPRHLTLWRGARLVAAAPAYLKDDSHGEFVFDFSWATAAERVGVRYYPKLVLAVPFTPATGRRVLVAPGEDRAAREAELYAAALEYARASGLSGVHVHFPTADEASRLEGCGFALRLGVQYHWLNAGYGGMEDFLARFHAKRRHQLRRELKGPEAQGLTVRTLRGDALSSVDPEALYQLYAATVDRYGWSPRALNAPFFRRMLERFGHRVEWVEARRRTDGKLVAGAFNLAAPRVLYGRYWGTSQAPETHPFLHFNVCLYEPVRACIERGLERFEPGAGGEHKLTRGFEPQLTYSAHRLFHAGLDRAVRAFLLHEQAAVRQGLPFWRAETGFKQAALPEPR, from the coding sequence ATGTCCGCCCCGCTGCCCCTCAGCTTGCGCGTGCACCACGCCATCACCGACGTCGCCGAGGCGGCGTGGGATGCGCTGCTGGACGAGGCGGGGCTGCCCTTCCTCGAGTGGGCCTTCCTCGCGGCGCTGGAGGAGACGGGCTGCGTGTCGGCGGCGGCCGGCTGGCACCCGCGCCACCTCACGCTCTGGCGCGGCGCGCGGCTCGTCGCCGCGGCGCCCGCCTACCTCAAGGACGACAGCCACGGCGAGTTCGTCTTCGACTTCTCCTGGGCCACCGCCGCCGAGCGCGTGGGGGTGCGCTACTACCCGAAGCTGGTGCTCGCGGTGCCCTTCACCCCGGCCACCGGCCGCCGCGTGCTGGTGGCCCCGGGCGAGGACCGCGCGGCGCGCGAGGCGGAGCTGTACGCGGCGGCGCTCGAGTACGCGCGCGCGAGCGGCCTCTCCGGCGTGCACGTGCACTTCCCCACCGCGGACGAGGCCTCGCGCCTCGAGGGCTGCGGCTTCGCGCTGCGGCTCGGCGTGCAGTACCACTGGCTCAACGCGGGCTACGGCGGGATGGAGGACTTCCTCGCCCGCTTCCACGCCAAGCGCCGCCACCAGCTGCGCCGCGAGCTGAAGGGGCCGGAGGCCCAGGGCCTCACCGTGCGCACCCTGCGCGGGGACGCGCTCAGCAGCGTGGACCCCGAGGCGCTGTACCAGCTCTACGCCGCCACCGTGGACCGCTACGGCTGGAGCCCGCGCGCGCTCAACGCCCCCTTCTTCCGCCGCATGCTCGAGCGCTTCGGGCACCGGGTGGAGTGGGTGGAGGCGCGGCGGCGGACGGACGGGAAGCTCGTGGCCGGGGCCTTCAACCTCGCCGCCCCGCGCGTGCTCTACGGCCGCTACTGGGGCACCTCCCAGGCGCCCGAGACCCACCCCTTCCTGCACTTCAACGTCTGCCTCTACGAGCCCGTGCGCGCGTGCATCGAGCGGGGGCTCGAGCGCTTCGAGCCCGGGGCCGGGGGCGAGCACAAGCTCACGCGCGGCTTCGAGCCGCAGCTCACGTACAGTGCCCACCGCCTCTTCCACGCCGGGCTGGACCGGGCCGTGCGCGCCTTCCTGCTCCACGAGCAGGCGGCCGTGCGGCAGGGGCTGCCCTTCTGGCGGGCGGAGACAGGTTTCAAGCAGGCCGCGCTCCCCGAGCCGCGTTAA
- a CDS encoding ATP-dependent Clp protease adaptor ClpS: MPQKYEPDSNVATELEPKQKLKRPTRYKVLLHNDHYTTREFVVAVLKEVFHRSETDAVQIMLHVHYNGIGVAGVYTYEVAETKIKVVEAAAKDNGFPLRLSMEPEEG; encoded by the coding sequence ATGCCGCAGAAGTACGAGCCCGATTCGAACGTCGCCACGGAGCTGGAGCCGAAGCAGAAGCTCAAGCGGCCCACGCGCTACAAGGTGCTGCTGCACAACGACCACTACACGACGCGCGAGTTCGTGGTCGCCGTGCTCAAGGAGGTCTTCCACCGCTCGGAGACGGACGCGGTGCAGATCATGCTCCACGTTCATTACAACGGCATCGGCGTGGCGGGCGTTTATACCTATGAGGTCGCAGAGACCAAGATCAAGGTTGTGGAGGCAGCGGCCAAGGACAATGGCTTCCCGCTGCGCCTCAGCATGGAACCGGAGGAAGGTTAG
- a CDS encoding PEGA domain-containing protein has product MFSPLRRTLPCLLLGPLLLAPTLARAAAPAAPSAAASSAAPSSATEEHPPLVVLDLAAQGSGAPEAQAATLGVVRGLRQLEVFQVLSADDVRQLLALERNRQLFGAEGSGNLQLSRALGAQHTVVGTLTRTGAGLSVELRLLDVSGGAVVSQQTYGPVPGLEQLAGVLPGLAQSLMAPLLRERQGSLLVHASEEGAEVLVDDALLGSTPLKAPLPLAQGVHRLVVRKDGFISQSAAVRIEPTQLARQEVTLLPSPDYAEAWHERHGRLRIGAYLATGAAVGALAGAYLLDQKSTAPLYRTEFHPRQLALAGGVPSPGELDAKAQAVYAACGQDETACRQKLDSLSGRLQRQQWGTAGLAVVGLGAGVTAAYLWLSGEDPNRYSGLVAGVGAGSGGPTLALGGQF; this is encoded by the coding sequence GTGTTCAGCCCGCTGCGCCGCACCCTGCCTTGCCTTCTCCTGGGCCCGCTGCTCCTCGCGCCCACGCTCGCGCGCGCCGCCGCGCCCGCCGCCCCGAGCGCGGCGGCCTCCAGCGCGGCGCCCTCGAGCGCGACCGAAGAGCACCCGCCCCTGGTGGTGCTGGACCTCGCGGCGCAGGGCTCGGGCGCACCGGAGGCCCAGGCGGCCACCCTGGGCGTGGTGCGCGGCCTGCGCCAGCTCGAGGTGTTCCAGGTGCTCAGCGCGGACGACGTGCGCCAGTTGCTCGCGCTCGAGCGCAACCGGCAGCTCTTCGGCGCCGAGGGCTCGGGCAACCTGCAGCTGAGCCGCGCGCTGGGCGCCCAGCACACCGTGGTGGGCACCCTCACGCGCACGGGCGCGGGCCTCAGCGTGGAGCTGCGCCTGCTGGACGTGAGCGGCGGCGCGGTGGTGAGCCAGCAGACCTACGGGCCGGTGCCGGGGCTCGAGCAGCTCGCCGGCGTGCTGCCCGGGCTCGCCCAGTCGCTGATGGCGCCGCTCTTGCGCGAGCGCCAGGGCAGCCTCCTCGTGCACGCGAGCGAGGAGGGCGCCGAGGTGCTGGTGGACGACGCGCTGCTGGGCTCCACGCCGCTCAAGGCCCCGCTGCCGCTCGCGCAGGGCGTGCACCGGCTGGTGGTGCGCAAGGACGGCTTCATCTCGCAGTCCGCCGCGGTGCGCATCGAGCCCACGCAGCTCGCCCGCCAGGAGGTGACGCTGCTGCCCTCGCCCGACTACGCAGAGGCCTGGCACGAGCGCCACGGGCGCCTGCGCATCGGGGCGTACCTGGCCACGGGCGCGGCGGTCGGCGCGCTCGCGGGCGCCTACCTGCTGGACCAGAAGAGCACCGCGCCGCTGTACCGCACCGAGTTCCACCCGCGTCAGCTCGCGCTGGCGGGCGGCGTGCCCTCGCCCGGCGAGCTGGATGCGAAGGCGCAGGCCGTCTACGCCGCGTGCGGCCAGGACGAGACCGCCTGCCGCCAGAAGCTGGACTCCCTCAGCGGGCGCCTGCAGCGCCAGCAGTGGGGCACGGCGGGGCTCGCGGTGGTGGGCCTCGGCGCCGGGGTGACGGCCGCCTACCTCTGGCTCTCCGGCGAGGACCCCAACCGCTACAGCGGGCTGGTGGCCGGCGTGGGGGCGGGTAGCGGCGGACCCACGCTGGCGCTCGGCGGGCAGTTCTAG